One part of the Arabidopsis thaliana chromosome 1 sequence genome encodes these proteins:
- the BIM2 gene encoding BES1-interacting Myc-like protein 2 (BES1-interacting Myc-like protein 2 (BIM2); FUNCTIONS IN: DNA binding, sequence-specific DNA binding transcription factor activity; INVOLVED IN: dTDP-rhamnose biosynthetic process, regulation of transcription; LOCATED IN: nucleus; EXPRESSED IN: 22 plant structures; EXPRESSED DURING: 13 growth stages; CONTAINS InterPro DOMAIN/s: Helix-loop-helix DNA-binding domain (InterPro:IPR001092), Helix-loop-helix DNA-binding (InterPro:IPR011598); BEST Arabidopsis thaliana protein match is: basic helix-loop-helix (bHLH) DNA-binding superfamily protein (TAIR:AT5G08130.3); Has 2743 Blast hits to 2732 proteins in 181 species: Archae - 0; Bacteria - 0; Metazoa - 222; Fungi - 63; Plants - 2453; Viruses - 0; Other Eukaryotes - 5 (source: NCBI BLink).): MRTGKGNQEEEDYGEEDFNSKREGPSSNTTVHSNRDSKENDKASAIRSKHSVTEQRRRSKINERFQILRELIPNSEQKRDTASFLLEVIDYVQYLQEKVQKYEGSYPGWSQEPTKLTPWRNNHWRVQSLGNHPVAINNGSGPGIPFPGKFEDNTVTSTPAIIAEPQIPIESDKARAITGISIESQPELDDKGLPPLQPILPMVQGEQANECPATSDGLGQSNDLVIEGGTISISSAYSHELLSSLTQALQNAGIDLSQAKLSVQIDLGKRANQGLTHEEPSSKNPLSYDTQGRDSSVEEESEHSHKRMKTL, from the exons ATGAGAACCGGAAAAGGAaatcaagaggaagaagattacggagaagaagactttAACTCTAAACGTGAAGGTCCTTCTTCCAACACTACTGTTCATAGCAACAGAG ATTCAAAGGAAAATGATAAAGCTAGTGCGATACGTTCTAAACATTCGGTCACTGAGCAAcgtagaagaagcaaaatcaatGAAAG ATTTCAGATATTGAGAGAACTAATTCCCAACAGTGAACAAAAACGTGACACTGCTTCATTCCTTTTAGAG GTGATAGATTATGTTCAGTATTTACAAGAGAAGGTGCAAAAGTATGAAGGATCGTATCCAGGTTGGAGTCAGGAACCAACAAAGTTGACGCCATGG AGGAATAATCATTGGCGAGTTCAAAGTTTGGGGAACCACCCAGTAGCTATAAATAATGGATCTGGTCCAGGGATACCTTTTCCTGGAAAGTTTGAAGACAACACTGTGACTTCGACACCTGCAATTATTGCAGAACCGCAAATCCCGATTGAATCTGACAAAGCAAGAGCTATAACCGGCATATCGATTGAAAGTCAACCTGAGTTAGACGACAAAGGATTACCACCACTACAACCAATTCTTCCAATGGTACAAGGCGAACAAGCTAATGAATGTCCTGCAACTAGTGATGGGCTAGGCCAAAGTAATGACCTGGTTATTGAAGGTGGAACCATTAGCATCTCTAGTGCCTACTCGCATGA GTTATTGAGCTCATTAACACAAGCACTCCAGAATGCAGGCATTGATCTGTCGCAAGCAAAGCTTTCTGTGCAGATCGATCTTGGGAAGCGAGCCAATCAAGGTCTAACTCATGAAGAGCCATCAAGTAAG AATCCATTATCATATGATACGCAAGGAAGGGATTCAAGCGTTGAGGAAGAATCTGAACATTCTCACAAGCGGATGAAAACACTGTGA
- the MGP3 gene encoding male gametophyte defective 3 (male gametophyte defective 3 (MGP3); FUNCTIONS IN: DNA-directed RNA polymerase activity, DNA binding; INVOLVED IN: pollen tube growth, transcription, ovule development, embryo development ending in seed dormancy; EXPRESSED IN: 18 plant structures; EXPRESSED DURING: 8 growth stages; CONTAINS InterPro DOMAIN/s: DNA-directed RNA polymerase, bacteriophage type (InterPro:IPR002092); BEST Arabidopsis thaliana protein match is: DNA/RNA polymerases superfamily protein (TAIR:AT5G15700.1).), translated as MWRNILGRASLRKVKFLSDSSSSGTHYPVNRVRGILSSVNLSGVRNGLSINPVNEMGGLSSFRHGQCYVFEGYATAAQAIDSTDPEDESSGSDEVNELITEMEKETERIRKKARLAAIPPKRVIAGMGAQKFYMLKQRQVKMETEEWERAARECREILADMCEQKLAPNLPYMKSLFLGWFEPVRNAIQDDLDTFKIKKGKIPYAPFMEQLPADKMAVITMHKMMGLLMTNAEGVGIVKLVNAATQIGEAVEQEVRINSFLQKKNKKNATDKTINTEAENVSEEIVAKETEKARKQVTVLMEKNKLRQVKALVRKHDSFKPWGQEAQVKVGARLIQLLMENAYIQPPAEQFDDGPPDIRPAFKQNFRTVTLENTKTSRRYGCIECDPLVLKGLDKSVSRIVDYARHMVIPYLPMLIPPQNWTGYDQGAHFFLPSYVMRTHGAKQQRTVMKRTPKEQLEPVYEALDTLGNTKWKINKKVLSLVDRIWANGGRIGGLVDREDVPIPEEPEREDQEKFKNWRWESKKAIKQNNERHSQRCDIELKLEVARKMKDEEGFYYPHNVDFRGRAYPIHPYLNHLGSDLCRGILEFCEGKPLGKSGLRWLKIHIANLYAGGVDKLAYEDRIAFTESHLEDIFDSSDRPLEGKRWWLNAEDPFQCLAACINLSEALRSPFPEAAISHIPIHQDGSCNGLQHYAALGRDKLGADAVNLVTGEKPADVYTEIAARVLKIMQQDAEEDPETFPNATYAKLMLDQVDRKLVKQTVMTSVYGVTYSGARDQIKKRLKERGTFEDDSLTFHASCYAAKITLKALEEMFEAARAIKSWFGDCAKIIASENNAVCWTTPLGLPVVQPYRKPGRHLVKTTLQVLTLSRETDKVMARRQMTAFAPNFIHSLDGSHMMMTAVACNRAGLSFAGVHDSFWTHACDVDVMNTILREKFVELYEKPILENLLESFQKSFPDISFPPLPERGDFDLRKVLESTYFFN; from the exons ATGTGGAGGAACATTCTGGGAAGAGCTTCATTGAGAAAGGTTAAGTTTTTATCTGATTCTAGCTCCTCCGGTACTCATTATCCAGTGAATAGAGTCCGTGGGATTCTGTCTTCTGTTAATCTCAGTGGCGTTAGAAATGGTTTATCTATAAATCCAGTCAACGAAATGGGTGGATTAAGCTCGTTTCGTCATGGTCAATGTTATGTGTTTGAAGGGTATGCTACAGCTGCGCAAGCTATTGATTCGACTGATCCTGAAGATGAGTCTTCTGGGTCTGATGAAGTTAATGAATTGATAACGGAAATGGAGAAAGAAACTGAGAGAATCCGTAAAAAAGCTAGGCTTGCAGCTATACCGCCAAAGAGAGTCATTGCGGGAATGGGAGCACAGAAGTTCTATATGCTGAAGCAGAGACAGGTGAAAATGGAGACTGAAGAATGGGAAAGAGCAGCGAGAGAGTGTAGAGAGATTCTAGCTGATATGTGTGAGCAGAAGCTTGCACCGAATTTACCTTATATGAAGTCTTTGTTTCTAGGCTGGTTTGAGCCTGTGCGTAATGCTATTCAAGATGATCTTGATActtttaaaatcaagaaagggaagattCCGTATGCGCCTTTTATGGAGCAGTTACCGGCTGATAAGATGGCTGTTATCACTATGCATAAGATGATGGGATTGTTGATGACTAATGCGGAAGGCGTTGGCATTGTTAAGCTAGTGAATGCTGCTACTCAGATCGGGGAAGCTGTTGAGCAGGAG GTCAGGATCAACAGTTTTTTgcagaaaaagaataaaaaaaatgcaacTGACAAGACGATCAATACAGAAGCTGAGAATGTTTCAGAAGAAATTGTGGCCAAAGAAACGGAAAAGGCGAGGAAACAAGTTACTGTACtgatggaaaaaaataagttgagGCAAGTAAAAGCATTAGTGAGGAAACATGACTCATTCAAGCCATGGGGTCAAGAGGCTCAAGTGAAG GTCGGCGCACGTTTGATTCAGCTGCTGATGGAAAATGCATATATACAACCTCCAGCTGAACAGTTTGATGATGGTCCACCTGACATCCGACctgcttttaagcaaaatTTCAGAACTGTCACATTAGAAAATAC aaaaaCGAGCAGGAGATATGGTTGCATCGAATGCGATCCTTTGGTCCTAAAGGGCCTTGACAAATCAGTAAGCAGAATCGTGGACTAT GCTAGACATATGGTCATTCCCTACTTGCCAATGCTAATACCTCCCCAGAACTGGACAGG GTATGATCAAGGGGCTCATTTTTTCTTGCCTTCGTACGTCATGAGAACACATGGAGCTAAACAACAACGCACTGTTATGAAACGAACTCCAAAGGAGCAACTGGAGCCAGTATATGAG GCTTTAGATACTCTAGGAAACACTAAATggaagataaacaaaaaggTGTTAAGTTTGGTGGACAGAATCTGGGCTAATGGAGGTCGCATTGGTGGTCTGGTTGACCGTGAAGAT GTACCCATTCCAGAAGAGCCGGAAAGGGAAGACcaagaaaaatttaaaaattggaGATGGGAATCCAAAAAAGCAATTAAGCAAAATAATGAGAGACATTCACAAAGGTGTGATATAGAGCTCAAACTCGAG GTGGCACGTAAAATGAAGGATGAGGAAGGTTTCTACTACCCTCACAACGTTGATTTTCGTGGGCGAGCATATCCCATACATCCATATCTTAACCATCTCGGGTCTGATCTCTGCCGAGGCATCCTTGAGTTTTGTGAGGGAAAGCCTCTTGGGAAATCAGGGTTGCGTTGGCTGAAGATACATATAGCAAACTTATATGCTGGTGGAGTCGATAAGCTGGCTTATGAGGATAGGATTGCGTTTACTGAGAGTCACTTGGAAGATATATTTGATTCTTCTGATAGACCTCTTGAAGGAAAAAGATGGTGGCTTAACGCAGAGGATCCCTTTCAATGTTTGGCTGCTTGCATTAATCTTTCAGAAGCCTTGAGAAGCCCCTTTCCTGAAGCTGCAATATCCCATATCCCCATCCACCAG GATGGTTCATGTAATGGTTTACAACACTATGCTGCTCTTGGGAGGGATAAG TTGGGAGCAGATGCTGTCAACCTTGTTACAGGTGAAAAGCCGGCAGATGTTTATACAGAAATTGCGGCTAG GGTTCTCAAGATCATGCAGCAAGATGCAGAGGAAGATCCCGAAACATTTCCAAATGCCACATATGCCAAACTCATGCTCGACCAG GTTGACAGAAAGCTGGTCAAACAGACTGTCATGACATCAGTGTATGGTGTTACTTATTCTGGCGCACGTGACCAAATAAAGAAGAGGTTAAAAGAACGTGGTACCTTTGAGGACGATTCACTGACTTTTCATGCATCGTGTTATGCAGCAAAA ATCACTTTGAAAGCATTGGAAGAGATGTTTGAAGCTGCAAGAGCTATCAAGAGTTGGTTTGGTGATTGTGCAAAG ATAATAGCTTCAGAAAACAATGCAGTTTGTTGGACGACTCCTCTTGGACTTCCAGTTGTACAGCCTTATCGAAAGCCTGGAAGACATTTG GTTAAGACTACCCTTCAGGTGTTAACTCTAAGCCGTGAGACTGATAAG GTCATGGCGAGGAGGCAGATGACTGCTTTTGCACCAAATTTTATACATTCTCTTGATGGGTCTCACATGATGATGACAGCAGTTGCCTGCAACAGGGCCGGCTTGAGTTTCGCAG gGGTGCATGATTCGTTCTGGACGCATGCCTGTGATGTTGACGTAATGAACACAATACTCAGAGAAAAGTTTGTCGAGCTCTACGAAAAGCCAATCTTAGAAAAC TTGTTGGAGAGTTTCCAGAAGTCCTTCCCAGACATAAGTTTTCCGCCATTACCAGAACGAGGCGACTTTGATCTGAGGAAGGTCCTAGAGTCGACTTACTTCTTCAACTGA
- the MGP3 gene encoding male gametophyte defective 3 (male gametophyte defective 3 (MGP3); FUNCTIONS IN: DNA-directed RNA polymerase activity, DNA binding; INVOLVED IN: pollen tube growth, transcription, ovule development, embryo development ending in seed dormancy; EXPRESSED IN: 18 plant structures; EXPRESSED DURING: 8 growth stages; CONTAINS InterPro DOMAIN/s: DNA-directed RNA polymerase, bacteriophage type (InterPro:IPR002092); BEST Arabidopsis thaliana protein match is: DNA/RNA polymerases superfamily protein (TAIR:AT5G15700.1); Has 1300 Blast hits to 1282 proteins in 331 species: Archae - 0; Bacteria - 40; Metazoa - 135; Fungi - 222; Plants - 198; Viruses - 137; Other Eukaryotes - 568 (source: NCBI BLink).) produces MWRNILGRASLRKVKFLSDSSSSGTHYPVNRVRGILSSVNLSGVRNGLSINPVNEMGGLSSFRHGQCYVFEGYATAAQAIDSTDPEDESSGSDEVNELITEMEKETERIRKKARLAAIPPKRVIAGMGAQKFYMLKQRQVKMETEEWERAARECREILADMCEQKLAPNLPYMKSLFLGWFEPVRNAIQDDLDTFKIKKGKIPYAPFMEQLPADKMAVITMHKMMGLLMTNAEGVGIVKLVNAATQIGEAVEQEVRINSFLQKKNKKNATDKTINTEAENVSEEIVAKETEKARKQVTVLMEKNKLRQVKALVRKHDSFKPWGQEAQVKVGARLIQLLMENAYIQPPAEQFDDGPPDIRPAFKQNFRTVTLENTKTSRRYGCIECDPLVLKGLDKSARHMVIPYLPMLIPPQNWTGYDQGAHFFLPSYVMRTHGAKQQRTVMKRTPKEQLEPVYEALDTLGNTKWKINKKVLSLVDRIWANGGRIGGLVDREDVPIPEEPEREDQEKFKNWRWESKKAIKQNNERHSQRCDIELKLEVARKMKDEEGFYYPHNVDFRGRAYPIHPYLNHLGSDLCRGILEFCEGKPLGKSGLRWLKIHIANLYAGGVDKLAYEDRIAFTESHLEDIFDSSDRPLEGKRWWLNAEDPFQCLAACINLSEALRSPFPEAAISHIPIHQDGSCNGLQHYAALGRDKLGADAVNLVTGEKPADVYTEIAARVLKIMQQDAEEDPETFPNATYAKLMLDQVDRKLVKQTVMTSVYGVTYSGARDQIKKRLKERGTFEDDSLTFHASCYAAKITLKALEEMFEAARAIKSWFGDCAKIIASENNAVCWTTPLGLPVVQPYRKPGRHLVKTTLQVLTLSRETDKVMARRQMTAFAPNFIHSLDGSHMMMTAVACNRAGLSFAGVHDSFWTHACDVDVMNTILREKFVELYEKPILENLLESFQKSFPDISFPPLPERGDFDLRKVLESTYFFN; encoded by the exons ATGTGGAGGAACATTCTGGGAAGAGCTTCATTGAGAAAGGTTAAGTTTTTATCTGATTCTAGCTCCTCCGGTACTCATTATCCAGTGAATAGAGTCCGTGGGATTCTGTCTTCTGTTAATCTCAGTGGCGTTAGAAATGGTTTATCTATAAATCCAGTCAACGAAATGGGTGGATTAAGCTCGTTTCGTCATGGTCAATGTTATGTGTTTGAAGGGTATGCTACAGCTGCGCAAGCTATTGATTCGACTGATCCTGAAGATGAGTCTTCTGGGTCTGATGAAGTTAATGAATTGATAACGGAAATGGAGAAAGAAACTGAGAGAATCCGTAAAAAAGCTAGGCTTGCAGCTATACCGCCAAAGAGAGTCATTGCGGGAATGGGAGCACAGAAGTTCTATATGCTGAAGCAGAGACAGGTGAAAATGGAGACTGAAGAATGGGAAAGAGCAGCGAGAGAGTGTAGAGAGATTCTAGCTGATATGTGTGAGCAGAAGCTTGCACCGAATTTACCTTATATGAAGTCTTTGTTTCTAGGCTGGTTTGAGCCTGTGCGTAATGCTATTCAAGATGATCTTGATActtttaaaatcaagaaagggaagattCCGTATGCGCCTTTTATGGAGCAGTTACCGGCTGATAAGATGGCTGTTATCACTATGCATAAGATGATGGGATTGTTGATGACTAATGCGGAAGGCGTTGGCATTGTTAAGCTAGTGAATGCTGCTACTCAGATCGGGGAAGCTGTTGAGCAGGAG GTCAGGATCAACAGTTTTTTgcagaaaaagaataaaaaaaatgcaacTGACAAGACGATCAATACAGAAGCTGAGAATGTTTCAGAAGAAATTGTGGCCAAAGAAACGGAAAAGGCGAGGAAACAAGTTACTGTACtgatggaaaaaaataagttgagGCAAGTAAAAGCATTAGTGAGGAAACATGACTCATTCAAGCCATGGGGTCAAGAGGCTCAAGTGAAG GTCGGCGCACGTTTGATTCAGCTGCTGATGGAAAATGCATATATACAACCTCCAGCTGAACAGTTTGATGATGGTCCACCTGACATCCGACctgcttttaagcaaaatTTCAGAACTGTCACATTAGAAAATAC aaaaaCGAGCAGGAGATATGGTTGCATCGAATGCGATCCTTTGGTCCTAAAGGGCCTTGACAAATCA GCTAGACATATGGTCATTCCCTACTTGCCAATGCTAATACCTCCCCAGAACTGGACAGG GTATGATCAAGGGGCTCATTTTTTCTTGCCTTCGTACGTCATGAGAACACATGGAGCTAAACAACAACGCACTGTTATGAAACGAACTCCAAAGGAGCAACTGGAGCCAGTATATGAG GCTTTAGATACTCTAGGAAACACTAAATggaagataaacaaaaaggTGTTAAGTTTGGTGGACAGAATCTGGGCTAATGGAGGTCGCATTGGTGGTCTGGTTGACCGTGAAGAT GTACCCATTCCAGAAGAGCCGGAAAGGGAAGACcaagaaaaatttaaaaattggaGATGGGAATCCAAAAAAGCAATTAAGCAAAATAATGAGAGACATTCACAAAGGTGTGATATAGAGCTCAAACTCGAG GTGGCACGTAAAATGAAGGATGAGGAAGGTTTCTACTACCCTCACAACGTTGATTTTCGTGGGCGAGCATATCCCATACATCCATATCTTAACCATCTCGGGTCTGATCTCTGCCGAGGCATCCTTGAGTTTTGTGAGGGAAAGCCTCTTGGGAAATCAGGGTTGCGTTGGCTGAAGATACATATAGCAAACTTATATGCTGGTGGAGTCGATAAGCTGGCTTATGAGGATAGGATTGCGTTTACTGAGAGTCACTTGGAAGATATATTTGATTCTTCTGATAGACCTCTTGAAGGAAAAAGATGGTGGCTTAACGCAGAGGATCCCTTTCAATGTTTGGCTGCTTGCATTAATCTTTCAGAAGCCTTGAGAAGCCCCTTTCCTGAAGCTGCAATATCCCATATCCCCATCCACCAG GATGGTTCATGTAATGGTTTACAACACTATGCTGCTCTTGGGAGGGATAAG TTGGGAGCAGATGCTGTCAACCTTGTTACAGGTGAAAAGCCGGCAGATGTTTATACAGAAATTGCGGCTAG GGTTCTCAAGATCATGCAGCAAGATGCAGAGGAAGATCCCGAAACATTTCCAAATGCCACATATGCCAAACTCATGCTCGACCAG GTTGACAGAAAGCTGGTCAAACAGACTGTCATGACATCAGTGTATGGTGTTACTTATTCTGGCGCACGTGACCAAATAAAGAAGAGGTTAAAAGAACGTGGTACCTTTGAGGACGATTCACTGACTTTTCATGCATCGTGTTATGCAGCAAAA ATCACTTTGAAAGCATTGGAAGAGATGTTTGAAGCTGCAAGAGCTATCAAGAGTTGGTTTGGTGATTGTGCAAAG ATAATAGCTTCAGAAAACAATGCAGTTTGTTGGACGACTCCTCTTGGACTTCCAGTTGTACAGCCTTATCGAAAGCCTGGAAGACATTTG GTTAAGACTACCCTTCAGGTGTTAACTCTAAGCCGTGAGACTGATAAG GTCATGGCGAGGAGGCAGATGACTGCTTTTGCACCAAATTTTATACATTCTCTTGATGGGTCTCACATGATGATGACAGCAGTTGCCTGCAACAGGGCCGGCTTGAGTTTCGCAG gGGTGCATGATTCGTTCTGGACGCATGCCTGTGATGTTGACGTAATGAACACAATACTCAGAGAAAAGTTTGTCGAGCTCTACGAAAAGCCAATCTTAGAAAAC TTGTTGGAGAGTTTCCAGAAGTCCTTCCCAGACATAAGTTTTCCGCCATTACCAGAACGAGGCGACTTTGATCTGAGGAAGGTCCTAGAGTCGACTTACTTCTTCAACTGA
- a CDS encoding Prolyl oligopeptidase family protein (Prolyl oligopeptidase family protein; FUNCTIONS IN: serine-type peptidase activity, serine-type endopeptidase activity; INVOLVED IN: proteolysis; LOCATED IN: chloroplast; EXPRESSED IN: 23 plant structures; EXPRESSED DURING: 14 growth stages; CONTAINS InterPro DOMAIN/s: Peptidase S9, prolyl oligopeptidase, catalytic domain (InterPro:IPR001375), Peptidase S9A, oligopeptidase, N-terminal beta-propeller (InterPro:IPR004106), Peptidase S9A, prolyl oligopeptidase (InterPro:IPR002470); BEST Arabidopsis thaliana protein match is: Prolyl oligopeptidase family protein (TAIR:AT5G66960.1); Has 6703 Blast hits to 6563 proteins in 1132 species: Archae - 51; Bacteria - 2817; Metazoa - 295; Fungi - 25; Plants - 196; Viruses - 0; Other Eukaryotes - 3319 (source: NCBI BLink).) → MAVTYLLRRYKPATISSVLSFSTKCFVGRTSSLSVPTEAPPVPKKIPFAISSHGITRQDPFHWMKNTDDTDFVDFLKRENSYSQAFMADTETLRRDLFSEMKTRIPEEIFTPPERWGQWLYRQYIPKGKEYPLLCRRLEKGKTNWLSGLFRGEEEEVVLDWNQIAEQFGYVHVGVCRVSPDHNYLAYTVDPEGDGITLFYTVTDENQRPHRVVVTNVESDGRDDAVVFTERDSSFCVDITTTKDGKFVTINSNSRTSSEVYIVNADKPMAGLQRTRERVPGVQCFLEHHNGFFYILTNSPSNAISEWSGEGYYLTRCLVEEIEASDWQTVFRPDDDVVIQDMDMFNDYLVLYLNKKGLPMLCSIDMPIKANTKHMDDLVPWYFPLPVDSCSVAPGSNHDFQSSIYRVVLSSPVIPDTIVDYDVSRRLFSIVQQEGGVVDNSDSSKPWYTADRSTENNGQLNDRTSEGEDGQLDSRMPKWEDLSDTYVCERQEVSSHDGVEVPLTILYSREAWKKSESPGMLIGYGAYGEVLDKSWCTNRLSMLDRGWVIAFADVRGGGSGEFSWHKSGTRSLKQNSIQDFIYSAKYLVEKGYVHRHHLAAVGYSAGAILPAAAMNMHPSLFQAVILKVPFVDVLNTLSDPNLPLTLLDHEEFGNPDNQTDFGSILSYSPYDKIRKDVCYPSMLVTTSFHDSRVGVWEGAKWVAKIRDSTCHDCSRAVILKTNMNGGHFGEGGRYAQCEETAFDYAFLLKVMGHHNNR, encoded by the exons ATGGCAGTAACATATCTTCTCCGGCGTTACAAGCCGGCGACAATATCATCAGTTTTGTCTTTCTCGACGAAATGTTTTGTTGGACGAACATCATCACTCTCTGTTCCAACGGAAGCTCCTCCGGTTCCAAAGAAGATCCCATTCGCAATCTCATCTCATGGGATCACAAGACAAGATCCTTTCCATTGGATGAAGAATACGGACGACACCGATTTCGTCGACTTCCTCAAGCGTGAGAACTCATACTCTCAAGCTTTCATGGCTGACACAGAAACCCTGAGGCGTGATTTATTCTCCGAGATGAAAACTCGTATTCCAGAAGAGATTTTCACTCCTCCTGAGCGTTGGGGACAATG GTTATATAGACAATACATACCCAAAGGAAAAGAGTATCCTCTTCTATGTAGGAGATTGGAGAAGGGTAAAACAAATTGGCTCTCTGGTCTTTTtcgtggagaagaagaagaagttgtgcTTGACTGGAATCAAATTGCAGAGCAGTTTG GTTATGTTCATGTTGGAGTTTGTCGGGTTTCACCTGATCATAACTATCTGGCGTACACGGTTGATCCCGAAGGAG ATGGAATCACCTTGTTTTACACTGTTACAGATGAAAACCAAAGACCTCACAG GGTTGTTGTCACAAATGTTGAATCAGATGGGAGAGATGATGCCGTAGTGTTTACCGAAAGAGATTCCAGTTTCTGTGTAGACATAACGACCACAAAAGATGGCAAGTTTGTTACTATCAATTCAAACTCAAGGACTTCATCCGAG GTTTATATTGTAAATGCTGATAAGCCAATGGCTGGTTTGCAAAGAACTCGCGAACGAGTTCCTGGCGTGCAGTGTTTTCTTGAACATCACAATGGGTTCTTTTACATTCTTACAAATTCTCCCTCAAATGCAATTAGTGAGTGGTCTGGTGAAGGCTACTATTTGACTAGATGCTTAGTAGAGGAAATTGAAGCATCTGACTGGCAGACTGTTTTCCGTCCAGATGATGATGTGGTTATACAAGATATGGACATGTTCAATGACTACTTAGTGCTTTATCTTAATAAGAAAGGCTTACCTATGCTCTGTTCCATTGATATGCCCATAAAAGCAAATACGAAG CATATGGATGATCTTGTTCCCTGGTATTTTCCACTTCCAGTTGATTCATGCAGTGTTGCCCCTGGTTCAAACCACGACTTCCAGAGCTCTATATACCGAGTGGTGCTTTCGTCTCCTGTG ATTCCTGACACTATCGTTGACTATGACGTGTCAAGAAGATTGTTCTCAATTGTGCAGCAGGAGGGAGGGGTTGTAGATAATTCTGATAGTAGTAAGCCATGGTACACAGCAGATCGCTCTACAGAGAATAACGGTCAACTTAATGATAGAACCAGCGAGGGAGAAGATGGTCAGTTAGATTCTCGAATGCCTAAATGGGAGGACTTATCTGATACATATGTTTGTGAAAGACAAGAAGTTTCTTCACATGACGGAGTTGAAGTCCCTCTTACAATTCTGTATTCACGAGAAGCATGGAAGAAGAGTGAGTCACCGGGAATGTTGATAGGTTATGGCGCTTATGGAGAAGTTTTGGACAAAAGCTGGTGCACAAATCGATTGAGTATGCTTGATCGTGGTTGGGTGATTGCTTTTGCTGATGTGAG GGGAGGAGGCAGTGGGGAGTTTTCATGGCACAAATCCGGAACTAGATCgttgaaacaaaattcaatcCAAGATTTCATATACAGTGCTAAATATCTAGTCGAAAAAGGCTATGTGCATAGACATCATCTTGCTGCTGTTGGGTACAGTGCAGGAGCTATTCTTCCAGCTGCAGCTATGAATATGCACCCGAGTCTATTTCAAGCTGTGATTTTGAAG GTTCCTTTTGTAGATGTATTAAACACATTATCGGATCCAAATTTACCTCTCACACTCCTGGACCATGAAGAATTCGGGAACCCAGACAACCAAACTGACTTCGGATCGATCCTTAGCTATTCTCCATATGATAAGATACGAAAAGATGTTTGCTATCCGTCCATGCTTGTCACTACTTCGTTTCATGACTCAAG GGTTGGAGTATGGGAAGGTGCAAAATGGGTGGCTAAGATAAGGGATAGTACGTGCCACGACTGCTCCCGAGCTGTGattctgaaaacaaatatgaacGGAGGGCATTTTGGTGAAGGTGGTCGCTATGCTCAATGCGAAGAGACTGCCTTTGATTATGCTTTTCTTCTCAAAGTTATGGGTCATCACAACAATAGATAA